From the genome of Glycine max cultivar Williams 82 chromosome 2, Glycine_max_v4.0, whole genome shotgun sequence, one region includes:
- the LOC100816406 gene encoding uncharacterized protein isoform X1: protein MAATASNNDVAAANDGPVMSLINKRLRALRKKLNRILAMEEAVTLGKPLNKEQEEVLRSKPSVLALIDELDKLRQPLATALSEELQINGTSSQNPRHETETENETLAESSGSTEPNSNSRNDVVVEDLLNLLYFGSLFDVKSDFASTMLTRTHERGCCLTYDYVTDDATDLLGEKDLDSISALRGLLVSRPADSSFSHKNALHRCVEHAKLWLAKSEQPIGPDADVTYAALREKLNKIMSSEYFTTTPEMKAPVEVAAAAAGGNYVSFHVPVHGSVVPVEVEQPVFQSQEKIHFNSHCLSLLDEGTAIQGHGSEEDPSDPEGELLKDEVEAEAENAGEVVSVQHEQTNQQVDLEYNERDVEAKDQQSYPRRGYQNHRGGRGGGGRRGYSNGRGGRSGGRGGYQNGRNQYYDQPGNYYPRNNYYNNRGRGGRGGGYYNNHGAGGQVNHVAGDVGVQS from the exons ATGGCGGCCACCGCAAGCAACAATGACGTCGCCGCCGCCAACGACGGTCCCGTGATGAGCCTTATCAACAAGCGCCTCCGCGCTCTCCGCAAGAAGCTGAACCGCATCCTCGCCATGGAAGAGGCCGTCACCTTGGGCAAGCCCTTGAACAAGGAGCAGGAAGAGGTTCTACGCTCCAAACCCTCCGTCCTCGCCCTCATCGATGAGCTCGATAAGCTCCGGCAACCTCTCGCCACCGCTCTCTCCGAAGAGCTCCAAATCAACGGCACGTCTTCTCAAAACCCTCGCCACGAGACCGAGACCGAAAACGAAACCCTAGCTGAGAGCTCCGGCTCGACTGAGCCGAACTCGAACTCGAGGAACGACGTCGTTGTGGAGGACCTGCTTAATTTGCTCTATTTTGGTTCACTTTTCGATGTGAAGAGTGACTTTGCGTCCACGATGCTTACCAGGACGCACGAGCGTGGCTGCTGCTTGACCTACGACTACGTCACCGACGATGCCACCGATCTGCTTGGCGAGAAGGACTTGGATTCGATCTCCGCACTGAGAGGGTTGCTCGTTTCGCGGCCCGCGGATTCAAGCTTTTCGCACAAGAACGCGCTGCACCGCTGCGTGGAACACGCCAAGCTGTGGCTTGCTAAGTCGGAGCAGCCCATTGGGCCTGATGCTGATGTTACTT ATGCTGCATTAAGGGAGAAGTTGAACAAGATTATGTCTTCGGAGTACTTTACTACGACACCTGAGATGAAGGCTCCGGTTGAAGTTGCTGCGGCAGCTGCTGGGGGAAATTACGTTTCCTTCCATGTGCCGGTGCATGGGTCTGTGGTTCCGGTTGAAGTGGAGCAGCCTGTTTTTCAGTCTCAGGAGAAG ATACACTTCAATTCTCACTGCTTGTCGCTTTTG GATGAAGGAACTGCAATTCAAGGACATGGATCTGAAGAAGATCCCTCTGATCCTGAGGGAGAGCTTCTGAAG GATGAAGTAGaagcagaagcagaaaatgcAGGTGAAGTGGTGTCAGTTCAACATGAACAGACGAACCAGCAAGTGGATCTAGAGTATAATGAACGAGATGTAGAGGCAAAGGACCAGCAGTCATACCCCAGGAGGGGTTATCAGAACCATAGAGGTGGTCGTGGTGGAGGTGGTCGCAGGGGTTACTCAAATGGTCGTGGAGGTCGAAGTGGTGGCAGAGGAGGCTACCAAAATGGGCGCAACCAATATTATGATCAACCTGGAAATTATTATCCAAGGAACAACTATTATAACAACAGAGGAAGAGGTGGCAGAGGTGGTGGCTATTACAACAACCATGGTGCTGGTGGTCAAGTTAATCACGTCGCAGGTGATGTGGGGGTGCAATCATGA
- the LOC100816406 gene encoding uncharacterized protein isoform X2: MAATASNNDVAAANDGPVMSLINKRLRALRKKLNRILAMEEAVTLGKPLNKEQEEVLRSKPSVLALIDELDKLRQPLATALSEELQINGTSSQNPRHETETENETLAESSGSTEPNSNSRNDVVVEDLLNLLYFGSLFDVKSDFASTMLTRTHERGCCLTYDYVTDDATDLLGEKDLDSISALRGLLVSRPADSSFSHKNALHRCVEHAKLWLAKSEQPIGPDADVTYAALREKLNKIMSSEYFTTTPEMKAPVEVAAAAAGGNYVSFHVPVHGSVVPVEVEQPVFQSQEKDEGTAIQGHGSEEDPSDPEGELLKDEVEAEAENAGEVVSVQHEQTNQQVDLEYNERDVEAKDQQSYPRRGYQNHRGGRGGGGRRGYSNGRGGRSGGRGGYQNGRNQYYDQPGNYYPRNNYYNNRGRGGRGGGYYNNHGAGGQVNHVAGDVGVQS; encoded by the exons ATGGCGGCCACCGCAAGCAACAATGACGTCGCCGCCGCCAACGACGGTCCCGTGATGAGCCTTATCAACAAGCGCCTCCGCGCTCTCCGCAAGAAGCTGAACCGCATCCTCGCCATGGAAGAGGCCGTCACCTTGGGCAAGCCCTTGAACAAGGAGCAGGAAGAGGTTCTACGCTCCAAACCCTCCGTCCTCGCCCTCATCGATGAGCTCGATAAGCTCCGGCAACCTCTCGCCACCGCTCTCTCCGAAGAGCTCCAAATCAACGGCACGTCTTCTCAAAACCCTCGCCACGAGACCGAGACCGAAAACGAAACCCTAGCTGAGAGCTCCGGCTCGACTGAGCCGAACTCGAACTCGAGGAACGACGTCGTTGTGGAGGACCTGCTTAATTTGCTCTATTTTGGTTCACTTTTCGATGTGAAGAGTGACTTTGCGTCCACGATGCTTACCAGGACGCACGAGCGTGGCTGCTGCTTGACCTACGACTACGTCACCGACGATGCCACCGATCTGCTTGGCGAGAAGGACTTGGATTCGATCTCCGCACTGAGAGGGTTGCTCGTTTCGCGGCCCGCGGATTCAAGCTTTTCGCACAAGAACGCGCTGCACCGCTGCGTGGAACACGCCAAGCTGTGGCTTGCTAAGTCGGAGCAGCCCATTGGGCCTGATGCTGATGTTACTT ATGCTGCATTAAGGGAGAAGTTGAACAAGATTATGTCTTCGGAGTACTTTACTACGACACCTGAGATGAAGGCTCCGGTTGAAGTTGCTGCGGCAGCTGCTGGGGGAAATTACGTTTCCTTCCATGTGCCGGTGCATGGGTCTGTGGTTCCGGTTGAAGTGGAGCAGCCTGTTTTTCAGTCTCAGGAGAAG GATGAAGGAACTGCAATTCAAGGACATGGATCTGAAGAAGATCCCTCTGATCCTGAGGGAGAGCTTCTGAAG GATGAAGTAGaagcagaagcagaaaatgcAGGTGAAGTGGTGTCAGTTCAACATGAACAGACGAACCAGCAAGTGGATCTAGAGTATAATGAACGAGATGTAGAGGCAAAGGACCAGCAGTCATACCCCAGGAGGGGTTATCAGAACCATAGAGGTGGTCGTGGTGGAGGTGGTCGCAGGGGTTACTCAAATGGTCGTGGAGGTCGAAGTGGTGGCAGAGGAGGCTACCAAAATGGGCGCAACCAATATTATGATCAACCTGGAAATTATTATCCAAGGAACAACTATTATAACAACAGAGGAAGAGGTGGCAGAGGTGGTGGCTATTACAACAACCATGGTGCTGGTGGTCAAGTTAATCACGTCGCAGGTGATGTGGGGGTGCAATCATGA